From the Anopheles merus strain MAF chromosome 2L, AmerM5.1, whole genome shotgun sequence genome, the window AGGCCTTCCAGTACCACTTACTCTTAATACATACTTTTTGTAATGATGAGTATAATCCGGATTAACCTCTAGCTGATAACGTAATCATCATTTCACCAGGCAAACATGTACAACGTTTGGAGTCCATGGGTAGCTTATTATCAATAATTCGTTTGAACAACATAGTCCATTTGTACAATTTATTGCACTGAGCTTAGTATAATCGTCGTTCAATGAAATTTCATTAACAAATGTATCCTACGTTGCATTTTCTTCGCAAGTGCGTTGTGATTAACCGCGAATCAgtcctggtgtgtgtgtgagttcgCTGTGTGATTAATCAACactgttgttggttttattgtGTAAAATGCATATAGTGTCATGCGTTACTTGTGTTTGCCCTCGATTGGCAGAGAACATGAGGTGTGAGAGTGTAACAACGTTAAggtttgtgtttaatttgtACATGACCTGTGCCTCATACCGTTACTCTGTATTAAAGCTACTCTCTCGATCAGTTCTTCAAGTTAAATAACACTTTAGTTACAGTGGTTTAGTGGTTCATTAAGTGTAGCAATATGTTCTGTAGTTACAtccgcttttttttaaatacaatcTAGATCTAGGGAGCGGGGAACAAACcagtgatcctaactacaccTTTACTTCTATAACCATCTACCCGTGTAGGTTAAATAAATGTTCAGTTTAGCTGGCTCAAATAGACCGCCATGTTTTTGCGCGTGTTAACACTAGTGGTGGgtcatacgattcatttcacgacTCGACCCGGAGTCGAGTGCGAGCCGATCGGAAACAATGCCTACCCATGGGTGCAGCGAGCTTGGTTCGACCCGAAGCTAAAATCGATGACATTCGATAATATTCCATGAGATGTCTGAATGAAAACCATTTATTTCACGACTAATATATACACGAAATATGTGGGTGCGTGAAAAATTTGGCATTTCATCGAATATCAGTTGGATAGATACATAAAGGCGTGTAATGTTTCAGCCACATTGAGTTTGGCTTCTTTATCACGCTTCACGGCGTGATATTATCTCGGTGTATCTCGACAATAATTTAACACTCGATCATTACATCAGGGTTCACTGTACACTtcatgcatacatttaggcgctagGGATGAATGTACCCGTTCATGAATTACCTCTGTTATCTCGTCAGCCTGACAACGCTTACCATTGCTTGCGCATTTTGAATACGCTTTAAAGCGCTCGTCATCATCACAGTGACGGTGCTGAAAGACGATGTTTCCAGATCAATCTTCCTGCCTGGCGGGCTGTGATTTCGTGTTGCCTTACTTCGGCAGCGCTCATACCGAAGTACTTTTGCTTCCAATCGAAACAACTGATACCGAAACCTGCAAACTCACCTATTAGCAGCAACCGTTAACTGATACCGAAACAGCTTAGTAACATCAGACTTACAAGCTCACACCTATTTTAGATTCACCGCACATCACACAATGAGGGTAAAGGGATAGAGTGGGAGAGGGGTGGGAATgctcaacacacaaacacatgcaaaCATAAACCGATCGCCGAATTCCACTTTACATCCACCGAAAAGTGTCGAATCACGCTGAAGGTCAAACCACTTGCTACTTGTTTGTGGTGCGTTGCTGTCACCCCTTCCGTTGGTTCTACGAAGTCATCGTTCAACTTCAATCCAACAAATTGGTTTATTACGCTACCCGTTTGTACTTACAATACTGGCATGTTTAGGTACAATTTTGATCACACTGTTTAGTTTCGCTTCTTTTTCGCATTCACCGTGGAAGCGTTCTTCTTAGAGCGTCCACCGCACAGCAACTTCGATAGTAAGTAGACGAACAGGATCGGCCCACCGACAATGGTGACCAACACATCGACCCCATGGTACTGCAGGAAGCCCAGCTCCTGGCCGGCCGACTTCAAGTGTTCCGCGCCCCCGTGCCGTATCACGTACTCCACCCAGAAGGCGGCCAGCTCCAGCGGTTCCTGAGGCTGATCGCGGTACCGGGCGGAGATGCTTTGCGCGACCGTCTTAAAGCTCGGCTCGCGCAAAATCCGATCGATTGCACGCGCCAACCGCTCCTCGGATATGTCCTGGTACGGCAGCAACAGCCCATAACCGGTCCGCTCCGCCTTGGCCATGTTTAGGAACTGGTCGCCGAACACGGGAATACCGATGACCGGCACGCCATGGTACAGCGACTCGGTCGTGCTAAGCAGTCCGCCGTGCGTTATGAACAGCCGCACGTTCGGATGAGCGAGCACGTCATCCTGGGGCCACCATGCCTTCACAATTACGTTAGCCGGCCGGTTCGGGAGCATTTCGTCCTCCCACTTCCACAGCACCGTTTGCTTCAGCCGGCTAAACACGCGCAGGATCGCTTCCCGCTTTTCCACCGGCAGCTGGCTGCTCTGGATGTTCGAACCCATCGAGAAGTATATGACACCATGCTCTGCCCCGTCCAACACCCGCTGGATGTCTTCCGGCAGTGGGTTCGGCTTGCGGTTCACGTGCATCCCACCGACCTCCACCATGTTGGGGACGTACGGCCGGGGGTAGCTGAGGCTAAAGTGATTGTTCAGCAGCACCAGCGACACGGCGTGGCGGCGCAGCTCCTCCAGCGGTGGTTTGGGATCGGGAAAGGCCGCCTCGTACATGGCGCTCTGCACCGGCAAATCCAGCACCTGGCCGAGGACCGTGTCCATCAGCGTCATCAGCGTGTTGCCGATGCGCTGCACAAACGACATCCGATCGGTGAAGCTCAGGAAGGGATGTGGCACGTACGACAAGGGCGACGGTGTTCCGACCATGTCGTTTGTCCAGCGCGACGCACCAAAGGTAGACAGCGCTACGCATGGTGCCTTGAAGTGGTGGGCAAAGCCTAGCGTTCAAAGGGAGAATGATGAGTATACATTGTTTCATGAGGGAGAATCACGCTGGTGTTACCTAGGTGAGCATCGTTAAGAAAGCTTTCCATAATGATCAGATCAAACTTTTCGTTCGACTTGATCAGCGTGTCCACGTTCGGGTGCATCAGCGTGTAGTTGGCAAGCATTTGTCCGAATTTGTACGTCATCGTAATACTTTCCCAAACGCTTTGATCGGCCATTTCGAACATGTTGGGCACTAGGTCTGGGAAGGAAATGGAATATTAGTATCAaagtttttattgaaataaactATTTGCATCTTGCCTACCCTTGACAAGCTCTGCCGATCCGCTCACATCGATATCACGATAATTCTTCAGTGGTTTCTTCTGCGGGAAAGGATTGATAACGGACACCTGCGtggaaaaaagaaatcaaaccCATCAGACAACGGTATATCTTTAATTCACGAGTCCAAAAGTCACCAGATAATGGGCGCTTACCTCATGCCCCCGCCGGGCCAGCTCTTTCATTAGCGCCGACCCGACAATATAGTGCGACCGGGCGGACGTTGGAAAGACGGCCAAAATCTTTGCCCCCTCGACAGGTGTCTTCGCGGCATAGAGCGCGGCTAGCAGCGCTACCGCCACCGCCGTCCACTTGAGCATCTTGGCTGCGTGTCAAGGTCGTAAACGAGTTGTAGTTCAAACACGACGCGCCACGCCGTGCGTTACACACTTCCGCCTCGGTGCGCGAGACGATAGAAAATGAACCCCCGGTGTCTGGTTTGCGTTTTTGGAGCCTATTTCTGTGTCAGCTTCTTCGGTCACGCTTATCTCATCGCTTCTATGGTGGATTGAAACTCTAGTACTAATACTATTCTAGCGCTGttcgctggtgtgtgtgtgtgtgtggtggcggGCCGGTACGGTGGTATTGAAATATGTGTTccaaaatttcaaacaaaccaCCACTGTACGGTGGGTGATGAAGGTAGATCCAAACGAGTTTTTATTGGCTGGAGACGACCAGTGGTGTTCATCTTGTCTAGTGAACATTATCGCAGCAGATGAACACGCCAAAGAACGCAAGTATTTATTAATCAGATTTAGAAGTTGAAAGCAGAATTagataataaaatatttaagttGTTCTCCTTCACTTTTATTAATCGAAATCGTTCAATGGTAAATTATGAGCGTAGTCTTTGACTTTAACCGAATGCTTATGAATTGTCCTTCTCATTATCGATAGAGAGCaatcagtaaaaaaaacacacaatcacCGTCATGCCTCAATGAACACTTACTGTTTACAGTTTACcttcaatttgttttcctaACACTTTTACCACCCAGAATCGATAAgaccagtggcggatttagggtatcgggggccctaagcggtaaaagaagttgaggccccctgttggTGTCGAGCGAGGGTGAGGGAGGGTATTACACTTGGCTTTGTTTTAAACTCAGCGTGATGGTTTGCtgcccggggggggggggggggggtgttgttCCCTGAACTACTCGGATaggttattaatttatttattaatcaataatttaatttattaatttattattactaaTTATTTAACACCTAATCCCTGACTTATTCCCCTAACATCTGCCTTAATCTGGTGTCGCCAAAAC encodes:
- the LOC121593337 gene encoding UDP-glycosyltransferase UGT5-like, whose product is MLKWTAVAVALLAALYAAKTPVEGAKILAVFPTSARSHYIVGSALMKELARRGHEVSVINPFPQKKPLKNYRDIDVSGSAELVKDLVPNMFEMADQSVWESITMTYKFGQMLANYTLMHPNVDTLIKSNEKFDLIIMESFLNDAHLGFAHHFKAPCVALSTFGASRWTNDMVGTPSPLSYVPHPFLSFTDRMSFVQRIGNTLMTLMDTVLGQVLDLPVQSAMYEAAFPDPKPPLEELRRHAVSLVLLNNHFSLSYPRPYVPNMVEVGGMHVNRKPNPLPEDIQRVLDGAEHGVIYFSMGSNIQSSQLPVEKREAILRVFSRLKQTVLWKWEDEMLPNRPANVIVKAWWPQDDVLAHPNVRLFITHGGLLSTTESLYHGVPVIGIPVFGDQFLNMAKAERTGYGLLLPYQDISEERLARAIDRILREPSFKTVAQSISARYRDQPQEPLELAAFWVEYVIRHGGAEHLKSAGQELGFLQYHGVDVLVTIVGGPILFVYLLSKLLCGGRSKKNASTVNAKKKRN